From the Manis javanica isolate MJ-LG chromosome 13, MJ_LKY, whole genome shotgun sequence genome, one window contains:
- the LOC140845654 gene encoding PAT complex subunit Asterix isoform X1, with the protein MSANSMSDPRRPNKVFRYKPPPSECNPALDDPTPDYMNLLGMIFSMCGLMLKLKWCAWVAVYCSFISFANSRSSEDTKQMMSSFMLSISAVVMSYLQNPQPMTPPW; encoded by the exons ATGTCCGCCAACAGTATGTCGGACCCACGGCGGCCGAACAAAGTGTTCAG GTACAAGCCCCCGCCGAGCGAGTGTAACCCGGCCCTGGACGACCCGACGCCGGACTACATGAACCTGCTGGGCATGATCTTCAGCATGTGCGGCCTCATGCTCAAG CTGAAGTGGTGCGCTTGGGTCGCCGTTTATTGCTCCTTCATCAGCTTCGCCAACTCCCGGAGCTCTGAGGACACTAAACAGATGATGAGTAGTTTCAT GCTGTCCATCTCTGCAGTGGTGATGTCATATCTGCAGAACCCTCAGCCCATGACGCCCCCCTGGTGA
- the LOC140845653 gene encoding WD repeat domain-containing protein 83: MAFPEPKPRGPDLPQKRVKTLDCGQGAVRAVRFNVDGNYCLTCGSDKTLKLWNPLRGTLLRTYSGHGYEVLDAAGSFDNSSLCSGGGDKAVVLWDVASGQVVRKFRGHAGKVNTVQFNEEATVILSGSIDSSIRCWDCRSRKPEPVQILDEARDGVSSVKVSDHEVLAGSVDGRVRRYDLRMGQLFSDYVGSPITCICFSRDGQCTLVSSLDSTLRLLDKDTGELLGEYTGHKNQEYKLDCCLTERDTHVVSCSENGKVFFWDLVEGALALALAVGPSVVQSLAYHPTEPCLLTAMGGSVQCWRQEAYEAEGGAG; this comes from the exons ATGGCTTTCCCTGAGCCCAAGCCGCGCGGCCCGGACCTGCCACAGAAACGGGTGAAGACGCTGGACTGCGGGCAGGGAGCGGTGCGAGCCGTGCGGTTTAACG TGGATGGCAATTACTGCCTGACGTGCGGCAGCGACAAGACCCTGAAGCTGTGGAACCCGCTGCGGGGGACGCTGCTGCGGACGTACAGTGGCCACGGCTACGAGGTGCTGGACGCGGCCGG CTCCTTTGACAACAGCAGCCTCTGCTCCGGCGGTGGAGACAAGGCCGTGGTGCTGTGGGATGTGGCATCGGGGCAGGTCGTGCGGAAGTTCCGGGGCCACGCGGGG AAGGTGAACACGGTGCAGTTTAATGAAGAGGCCACGGTCATCCTGTCTG GCTCTATTGATTCCAGCATCCGGTGCTGGGACTGCCGCTCTCGGAAGCCTGAGCCAGTGCAGATACTGGACGAAGCCAGGGATGGTGTATCCAGCGTGAAGGTGTCAGACCATGAAGTCCTGGCGGG CTCTGTGGACGGCAGGGTGAGGCGCTATGACCTGAGGATGGGGCAGCTCTTCTCAGACTACGTAGGCA gccccatcaCCTGCATCTGCTTCAGCCGGGATGGGCAGTGCACCCTGGTGTCCAGCCTGGACTCCACACTGCGGCTTCTTGACAAGGACACGGGAGAGCTGCTGGGCGA GTACACAGGCCATAAGAACCAGGAATACAAGCTGGACTGTTGCCTGACTGAGCGTGATACCCATGTGGTCAGCTGCTCTGAGAACGGGAAGGTGTTCTTCTGGGACCTGGTGGAG GGTGCCCTGGCGCTGGCCCTGGCTGTGGGTCCCAGTGTGGTGCAGTCGCTGGCCTACCACCCCACGGAGCCCTGCCTGTTGACCGCCATGGGGGGCAGTGTGCAGTGCTGGCGACAAGAGGCTTACGAGGCTGAAGGCGGCGCAGGCTGA
- the LOC140845654 gene encoding PAT complex subunit Asterix isoform X2, which yields MSEAATPVVEEAPRPTRYVRQQYVGPTAAEQSVQLKWCAWVAVYCSFISFANSRSSEDTKQMMSSFMLSISAVVMSYLQNPQPMTPPW from the exons ATGTCGGAAGCTGCAACTCCAGTAGTGGAAGAGGCACCACGTCCCACTCGCTATGTCCGCCAACAGTATGTCGGACCCACGGCGGCCGAACAAAGTGTTCAG CTGAAGTGGTGCGCTTGGGTCGCCGTTTATTGCTCCTTCATCAGCTTCGCCAACTCCCGGAGCTCTGAGGACACTAAACAGATGATGAGTAGTTTCAT GCTGTCCATCTCTGCAGTGGTGATGTCATATCTGCAGAACCCTCAGCCCATGACGCCCCCCTGGTGA